The stretch of DNA TCCACATGCATACCTGAGAAAATACGGAATTTGCAGAATCTGCTTCCGTGAGCTGGCATACAAAGGTCAGATCCCGGGTGTTAAGAAAGCTTCCTGGTAGGCCGAGGCGAAAGCAACTTTTTAATTATATAAATAATATTCACACGACATGTAAAGTCTGAAGAAAGAGGAGGAAACTTACATGACAATGAGCGATCCGATCGCAGATATGCTTACAAGAATCCGTAACGCAAACACTGCAAAACATGACACTGTAGACGTACCGGCATCCAAGATGAAAATTGCTATTGCAAACATCCTTGTAGATGAGGGATACATCGCAAAATATGATATGGTTGAGGATGGAGTTGTTAAAACTCTTCACATCACACTGAAATATGGTGAGGACAAAAACCAGAAGATCATCACAGGACTTAAGAGAATCTCCAAACCGGGTCTTCGTGTATACGCAGGCAAGGATGAGCTTCCGAAGGTTCTTGGTGGACTTGGTATCGCGATCCTTTCCACAAACAAAGGCGTTGTCACTGACAAAGAGGCTCGTAAGCTTCAGGTTGGTGGCGAGGTACTTGCATTCGTTTGGTAGGCCGAAAGCCGCTTAACGAAGCAGTCATATAGCTTTTAAACTGAAAACAGAGAGGGCAGGGGCCCTCTCCGACAATCTAAGTAAGGAGGACAAATTTATGTCACGAATCGGAAGACTTCCGGTTGCAATTCCAGCTGGCGTTGAGGTTACAGTCGCAGATGGAAACGTTGTAACAGTAAAAGGACCTAAGGGAACACTTGAGAGAGCACTCCCGACAGAGTTAGAGATCAAAGTTGAAGACGGTCATGTAGTTGTAACAAGACCGAACGACTTAAAGAGAATCAAAGCCCTTCACGGCTTAACAAGAAGCCTTATCCACAACATGGTTGTTGGTGTAAGTGAAGGATACAAAAAAGAGCTTGAGGTTAACGGTGTTGGTTACAGAGCTGCTAAGCAGGGCAAGAAACTTGTACTTAACCTCGGATATTCTCACCCGGTAGAGATGGAAGATCCAGAAGGTCTTGAGTCCACAGTTGACGGAAACAAGATCATCGTATCTGGTATCAGCAAAGAAAAAGTTGGCCAGTACGCAGCTGAGATCAGAGACAAGAGAAGACCTGAGCCATACAAGGGCAAGGGAATCAAGTACGTTGACGAAGTTATCAGACGTAAAGTCGGTAAGACCGGTAAGAAATAATTAAGGAGAGTGAGAATATGATTAACAAAGCATCCAGAAGCGAAATTCGCGAAAAGAAGCATAGAAGATTACGTCATCATTTAAACGGAACTGCAACTACTCCTCGTCTGGCAGTATTTCGTTCCAACAAGCACATCTATGCACAGATTATTGATGACACAGTTGGTAAAACTTTAGTATCCGCTTCTACTCTCCAGAAGGACGTAAAAGCAGAGCTTGAGAACACTGATGATGTACAGGCTGCAGCAAAAGTTGGAGCAGTGATCGGTAAAAAAGCTGTTGAGGCTGGTATCGAGAGCGTTGTTTTCGACAGAGGTGGATATATCTACCACGGAAAAGTTAAAGCACTGGCAGATGCAGCAAGAGAAGCTGGACTGAAATTCTAAGAGGAGGAAAAGAACACATGAAACGTAATCTTATTGATGCTAGTCAGTTAGAGTTAGAAGATAAAGTAGTATCAATCAAGCGTGTTACCAAGGTTGTTAAAGGTGGTCGTAACTTCCGTTTCACAGCTTTAGTTGTTGTAGGTGACGGCAATGGACACGTTGGTGCAGGTTTAGGAAAAGCAGCAGAAATTCCGGAGGCGATCCGCAAAGGTAAAGAGGACGCTATGAAGAAACTTGTTACTGTTGCAAGAGACGAGAACAATTCCATTACACATGACTTCATCGGAAAATTCGGAAGTGCTGAGATGCTTCTGAAGAGAGCTCCGGAAGGTACTGGAGTTATCGCCGGTGGCCCGGCACGTGCCGTAATCGAGCTTGCAGGTATCAAAAACATCCGTACAAAATGTATGGGTTCCAGAAATAAACAGAACGTAGTTCTGGCAACAATCGCAGGCCTGAGCCAGTTAAAGACTCCGGAAGAGGTTGCAAAGCTCCGCGGAAAATCTGTAGATGAGATTCTGGGTTAAGGAGGATATGGAAATGGCAGATACAATCAAGGTTACACTGGTAAAATCTCCGATCGGTGCAGTACCGAAACACAAAAAAACTGTAAAAGCTATGGGTCTTACAAAGATGCATAAAACAGTTGAGATGCCAGACAACGCTGCAACCAGAGGAATGATTCAGCAGGTGCAGCACCTGGTAAAAGTAGAAGATTAAGGAGGTGCCAGAATGGAATTATCAAACTTAAGACCCGCAGAGGGTTCCAAGCATAGCGATAACTTCAGAAGAGGCCGTGGACATGGTTCAGGAAACGGCAAAACTGCTGGTAAAGGACATAAAGGACAGCTTGCTCGTTCCGGCCACAAGAAACCGGGATTCGAGGGAGGTCAGATGCCTTTATACAGACGTCTTCCTAAGAGAGGCTTCACTAACAGAAACTCTAAAGAAATTATCGCAATCAATGTAGACGTTCTCAATCGTTTTGAGGATGGCGCAGAGGTTACAGTTGACAGCTTACTTGCAAGCGGTGCAATCTCCAAGATCGGTGATGGTGTTAAGATCCTTGGAAACGGCGAGCTTACAAAAAAACTTAATGTTAAAGTAAACGCTGTCAGCGAGACTGCAAAA from Blautia sp. SC05B48 encodes:
- a CDS encoding type Z 30S ribosomal protein S14, which gives rise to MAKTAMKIKQQRKAKFSTREYTRCRICGRPHAYLRKYGICRICFRELAYKGQIPGVKKASW
- the rpsE gene encoding 30S ribosomal protein S5; the encoded protein is MKRNLIDASQLELEDKVVSIKRVTKVVKGGRNFRFTALVVVGDGNGHVGAGLGKAAEIPEAIRKGKEDAMKKLVTVARDENNSITHDFIGKFGSAEMLLKRAPEGTGVIAGGPARAVIELAGIKNIRTKCMGSRNKQNVVLATIAGLSQLKTPEEVAKLRGKSVDEILG
- the rpsH gene encoding 30S ribosomal protein S8, whose protein sequence is MTMSDPIADMLTRIRNANTAKHDTVDVPASKMKIAIANILVDEGYIAKYDMVEDGVVKTLHITLKYGEDKNQKIITGLKRISKPGLRVYAGKDELPKVLGGLGIAILSTNKGVVTDKEARKLQVGGEVLAFVW
- the rplF gene encoding 50S ribosomal protein L6, encoding MSRIGRLPVAIPAGVEVTVADGNVVTVKGPKGTLERALPTELEIKVEDGHVVVTRPNDLKRIKALHGLTRSLIHNMVVGVSEGYKKELEVNGVGYRAAKQGKKLVLNLGYSHPVEMEDPEGLESTVDGNKIIVSGISKEKVGQYAAEIRDKRRPEPYKGKGIKYVDEVIRRKVGKTGKK
- the rpmD gene encoding 50S ribosomal protein L30, whose amino-acid sequence is MADTIKVTLVKSPIGAVPKHKKTVKAMGLTKMHKTVEMPDNAATRGMIQQVQHLVKVED
- the rplR gene encoding 50S ribosomal protein L18; the protein is MINKASRSEIREKKHRRLRHHLNGTATTPRLAVFRSNKHIYAQIIDDTVGKTLVSASTLQKDVKAELENTDDVQAAAKVGAVIGKKAVEAGIESVVFDRGGYIYHGKVKALADAAREAGLKF
- the rplO gene encoding 50S ribosomal protein L15; this translates as MELSNLRPAEGSKHSDNFRRGRGHGSGNGKTAGKGHKGQLARSGHKKPGFEGGQMPLYRRLPKRGFTNRNSKEIIAINVDVLNRFEDGAEVTVDSLLASGAISKIGDGVKILGNGELTKKLNVKVNAVSETAKTKIEAAGGTVEVI